Part of the Falco biarmicus isolate bFalBia1 chromosome 4, bFalBia1.pri, whole genome shotgun sequence genome, TCATCATTACTGCTGCGGAGGGTCCCCTCGATAGCATCCCAGACCTGGAAGGAGAaggggctgctgcagtgctgctggctggaaggGCATTGTGCACCGAGGAGCCGTGACCCTGTGCTGGGCCACAGAGAACCCCGGCCCCCTGGGCTGTCTGGTCTTACCAAAGGCACCTGGAAGGCAGCTCCCACTCAGCACTAGTGATTACAATCATCAGTGTCCTCCTATCTTACAGTGAAGCAGCAAGTTCTCAAGTGAACACCCTCTTGTTTGACAGCAGGAATGATAAATAGAattcttttcttcaaataaaatccTGTAAGAGCTCTAAGGACCACAGTGCCGGGTGCCCTCTCCAGACACAACCCGCACTGCGTGCTGTGCTCAGACCAGAGGTCTCTCCAGTGCTCACATGGGGCTTCCCGCAACAGGAGGGACATAAGATCACActatcttctttttccttctagtGTTACTTCCAGTAAGTGGTATTTTAATCAAAACTTCACAacctgcctgcccttcttcctgggGTCACAACAAATGCTTGCCCCAGTGCACCACACGCTCACCCTGGGCAACCCCGTTCCCTGGCCCGCAGCACCACTCCTCACTCCCTGTCAGCCCCACATCCGCCCTGTTCTGAGTGCGAAGTGCTCTGCATTTTGAAGCAGTATTATGATGTGGACTGAAGACAAGATCCAGCAGCAGAACTCAGTCAGCATCTCAAGGCAGGTGCttaggagaaggcagctgagctCACAAGCATACTTacaggacagaaaaatcaaTGGAGTGGCCTGCCTGTGTCTTTTTGTTGGGAAGAACGAGAGCCACTCACATGCAGCACAggtcaaaaataattaaaaaatttattttaaaacatatctttgtttaaaaaaaaaccctgcatttGTTTTGAAGCAAAAATTCTAACTTAATTTCCAAAAATTaagttaatattaaaataattctgaaagtTTGTCATTGGAGATTTAAATTACAGATTAGAATTTGCTTCAAAACCTGTATCACTCCTATAGAATTCCTATTCATTCTACTTTATCTCATGACTGACCAGCCACGCTACTCAATGGCTTGGCAATCTTTAAGGTTATTCagtctccagctgctgctggcagctcaccccgtgcctgggctggcagccagcctTGCTCCTCACCTCCAGCTTTCCGTTGCTCCGGCCGGCCACAATCAGGTTCCCTTGCAGGTCCAGGCTCCAGACAGAGCTCTCCATGTCTCCTCCCCAGGAAGGAAGCAGCAACGTTTTATCAAATCCCGTGAAAGACTCATCCCCCAGGCTCCTTCTgcggctgctgcagcctccctccTCGGTTCCGCAGCCCAGGGAGCGGGGGCTGCCGCTCCCCTCACAGAAACCAGCCTGTCCATGCGGGGCGGGGAGGCCGGTgaagctcctgcagctggaggtgccGTGCTCTTCGTACACCTTACCCACCAGGCTGCTGAAGTCATACCCGCTCTCCTTCTGGCGACTGCCCACAGCGCGGAGCCGCGTCTCTGACTCTGCCACCTTCACCTGTTCGGAGAAGTTGGTGTCGATGAGAGACGTCAGGTCTGGCTGGTCACAGAAAAGTAGAGGCTGGGGAGCGCTGAGCATCCTTTTGAGCTGGTGAGCGCTCTCAAAAGAGTCATCCAGACCATTCTTGCCATCTGGACTATGATCCCAGTTTTCCTGGTAATCGAAGATGCCGCTGCTGTCTCTTCGCAACCTAAAACACAGCGATAAAAGCTCATTTATCCCCCCTCAGCTCATTTCTTACAGAGGGGCTTGCACCAGCCGCAGAGCAGCACCTGTGGAGGGGTCTGCCCGTGGCTGAACGATGTGGTATGGACACACGTACCTCGGTTTGGGAATAACGGTGAGGCAGTCACCAGTCTGAGCATCCCACACACGGATCTGGCCCACCAGGCAACAGCTGACAAGCAGCATCCCATCACTAGCCAGACATTCGATGtcctgggaaggaaaaacaagcacAGCTGAGCATCTAGCACCATCGAGGCCTCTGCATTCTGACAATTGCCTTGCATGTGGTTGAGAAACTGTATGGATGATAAATTTTATGTCAAAACTACGTGGCTGGCTTAGCAACCATAGGGGTACTCTGACAAGATGGGTACATCTTTGCCCAGAATCCTAGATGTGTACTAGACTGCTGCAAATCAAACAGACTCCATCTGTCCTCCCTTTCCCTGACAAAGTACAGCCCAAAGAGATGGCAGGATCAGGAACGGAGGTGCAGCTTCTCTGGAGGACATGGCACAGCATTTCAAACTGCCAGACTGGATGCTCGAGTGCTTTGTTTCATCTCAGAATGGGAAGAAACGTCCTTCCCCTCAAGAAAAAATAGAGTGAACTGAGCAGCAACACACTTCTGTGTGAACCCACCGATGCTTTTAGCACTGGAAACACCGTTTTACAGCTCAAACGTGCACTAACTTTtgggaagcaggaaaaaaggatCCAGTAGACATTAAGTATCAGGAATCTAGAGCTACTGCAGCAAACACGGCTAGATCAGCCCAGCCAATAAAAGCTGACAGCTGGCTACACAGAGAAGGTAGTAACAGCAGTTGCAAAAAGCTCAGAGCAATTCccaggaagaaatggaaaagtgcTGCAGGGAACTCCATGCTACACTAtcctataaaataaatacatacatacatatatatcaTTTGCCCCGGCTGTTAGCCTCCACAGCTGCACTGCACTAAGGCTGCATAGCTGGTCTGTCCTTCATGGAGGtagttatttaaataaaacaaagaaaacagaagatgcGTGGTACAAGTCAGTAAAATGCCTTGCTTCTAAGGACTGTCTCGTCCGACCTACCATGAGGTGACCTCTGAGAACCAAGGGGACGATCTCAGTCTCAGGTGGGGAGTAGCCGTAATCGTCACAGGGCAGGtcccccctcttcctcctgctgtgtGAGAGCCCGTTCTGCCCATAGTTCTTGGGGCAGAACACCCTGTACAGGCAGAAGAGCAGGAGGACCAGGATAATGCCTGAGGCCAGACCCAGAGCAGCCACCCTGGTGGGAAAGACAgacacaaagacaaaaagaacaTGAGATAAAAGATCCAATTGTTAGTCCGTGGATCGAGTCTGACAAATACTGGGTAAGTATTATGCATGTTGCTGGTCTAAatttttcagctgagaaaaattTCCAACAAGCTATAGTAATTTGTGGAAAActgaagtggttttttttaatgggaaaatgtCAATTTCAACAAGGATTTCAGacttttcagtaagaaaagtACATAGCAACTAAGACTGAGAAAATCAGTAGCTGGGGATCAGGATAACATAAAGTGCATTCAACGCAGCCAAAGAAGTGCAGATTCAGCCGCCAAGCCGTGAGCTTGGCCTcgcaggaggaaaggaaggtcCCTGCTTGCATGAGTTTGATCTGACACCCAATAAGCATTACTGCATCATGACATTTATTCCCAAAGACAAACTCCTATCCCTGTTAGCCAGTGATAAACCCCATAATGTATTGTATGTGCTAACAAGCTGGGAGGGACACACCACCTCCTGCCAGGggactcagctgctgagaaaaataGTGCCGGGAGAGATTAATTTAACGCTGCGCTAGAGTGTCCTGAGTGTTACAGGGTTTTGTGCTGAAGCTTTATAAATACTTTTTGGTCTCCCGCCAGGAGAAAAGCCAAACAGCCAAAGAGCAACCTGTGTCTCCAAGGGAATTAAGGCATGGTCAGACCCTGGGTCAAGGACTCTCTCACTTGTAAAGAGTGACATCCTGGTGCCCTTGCAGCTTGGATGAGGCTTGGTCAGGCTGAGCTTCAGCGTCCAGCTTCCCACTGCTTGCAGATAAGAAGGGGTGGTAGCGGTTAGCCTCCTGGGGATGCCGCACTTCTAAGGCCTCTTGTGGGTTCAGGTACAATGTGACAGGGATTGCTGGAAGGATGCTGATGTATCTGAAGGAATGGAAAGATGAGAATAGCTTAAgaacaacaaacacaaaaagaaagaagaatcctcataggtaagctaGCTCATCTTCTCACTAGCAGCCAAGGTAGGTCTTAGTACGTGCTTCCAGTCCAGTAGTTTTAGGTGTTCTGAAGAGCTGCTCTGAAGTATTTCTCTATAAAGATATTTCCCAGGTCTTAACCCTTAACTCTGTGGGAGAGGTTAAGAGccaacagtggaaaaaaactaCTGATGAGATCAAATGGATCTTACACAGATTTAAGTAAGGATGTAACGATCTGGTTTCCTGTGCACTGCAGGACAGGAGATCTCACCAAGAAGTTTCTTAAGCTCAGATGTGTCTATTCCTCACATGTACCATCCTCATCACTTACAGATCACAGAATCGCAGCCTGGCCGGGGCTGGAAGGGccccctggagcccccccaacccacccccctgctgaagcagctctcccagggcAGGCCGCACAGAGCCGCATCCCGGCGGGTTGGGATggctccagagaaggagaccccacagcctctccaggcagcctgtgccagcgcccgGCACCCTCCGGGGAAAGAAGTTTGTCCCCAGGTTCcgcaggagctgcctgtggtgcagcctgtgcccgctgccccttgtcctgccgctgggcacccctggcaggagcctggccccgtcctcctgccaCCGCCCTGGAGGCGCCTGTGGGCATCGATAAGGGCCCCCgagcctgctcctctccaggctgaacagtctgctcctctccagccctctcggCCTTCCCTCCTGCGGGGGAGGCTCCcgtcccctcatcatcttcatagcctTCAACTGAtaaattgttttataaaaattctGAGCTTCACCTCCAGGGTGAAGGAAGACAACAAGCTAATTACACACCCAAGAGCACAGAGAGAAACACAACCCTTATTCTCAGACAAACAGCCCTGGAGAGTTTGGTAGCTCTGCACCGCGCAGGAGGGCAGGTTTAATAGTCTCCTCCTGCAGACACATTTGGAGTAAGCTGCATGGAACACAAATTATCTAACTCAGAAGGACgaaggacagaagaaagaataacGCTTGGGGTCAGTTCCACAATTCCAAATGCCTGCAACACTCGATGTCAGCCCACTTGCCTTTTGGCCAGAGTGATATTGTAGTAGCTGAAGAGAGATGGCCAGTGTCTGAAGGAAAGCTTCCTCCAAATCTCCTCATCCTCTGCTCCCCAGGTAACCTCTGCTTCAGCTCCAAGCTCCATCTGTCCACTCCCTTTGCCCTCTGGTCCTTGGGCCCAAGTGTGCTGGTTTGTTTCCAGCCTGCTCAGGGACTCCAGCCCTGACTTCTGCTCACGCTGCTGCGTCTGGTTTTCCAACAGCTGTATAGGGTCCGATGGGAAGACTGAGAGATCAATCTTGGGGTCTCCAGCAGGCAGGACCCCTCCAGGAACAGGCATAGCAGGCAGACCCGCTTCACCCAAAGGACTCTGTTCGGTGACCTGTGATGTGAGGTAGGTGCGGAGACCAGCAGGATCTGTGTAAACCAGGATTCCAATCCAGATCACCGTCCCAGCCTGCACACGATGAGCAAAGAGACAAGCCTGTTTAGTACACGGCCTTCACACTCCCGACACCTCCTCAGCTGTCTGAGCCCATCAACAACATCCCAACCAAGGTACGCCCTGCACTCAGTTAATAGTCTTATTCCCGGTAGACACTTATCCCCTAAGAGGATTGGGAGAGGTTGCgctgcacacacaaaaaccaaacGCGACTTTTCCATGAGCTGTCCAACTCAACCTGATGGTAAGAACCCCATTCCTCCCACACAGATGCAGAGCAGGGACGAGACTGcttgctggcagctggcacagcacctcTGCCACTCTCAGACAGGGCAGGAAAGGCTTCATTCAGGGTTCTGGCTCAGGAGCTCTGCAGGACCTACTGTAGCAGCCATGGCTCACAGACCGATATATTAATTTAACTTGAACTGCCATCGATGTAATTGACAGTAACAGACTGGACTATGGTTTGTAGAGCTGAGGAACACACAAATTCCTCCACTTCCATTACAGACATCCAGAACAGGGAGTGGGGGGACAAGCAGGGGCAGTAACCAGTGTAACTGCTGCAGTTACacctgcaaaaggaaaagccttAGTCTTTCATGTAGCAAAATACCTCCATGTCTTTAGTCCACATtatctgcagaaagaaaacatgatttctgctctataaaaatcttttctctccACTCACATGGTCCTTGAAAATCTGCTCatataaaagcagatttttgtcTCAAAGCAATTATCAGAAAATTACCCACTACCACCCAAACATCATGCAAGCGGCAGAGGCCTGGAGCCAATGCATGCAGAACGATGTTCTTAGGGAAGTACTTCTTGAACTGTGTTTACTGTGGGCAGCATAAATCTTACAGGGGAACAAGGACGCATGAAAACATTGGGCTTTCCCTCCCCCAAAGCCTATTTGGGCTGGGTTCATGTCCAGCAGGAAGGGGCAGCAGGTGACAGACACCACATGCCGTACCATGATAAGTCTCTGGGCCAGCCGTGTCCTGGCGAAGAAGTAAATGACCCGCAGCCTCTTTGGCAGGCGCAGGTTCCTGAAAGATGACGGCTGCAGGGTGATGGTGTGGGGGGTGGCAGGTCGCATAGCTGGCTGGCGTTCGTAGCGCTGAGAGCGGCTGACAGGCTTTGCTGGGGGCATGCAGGCTTCTGCTGGCAACCGTTTGTTCAGATCAGCGAGCTgccaagagaaaagcaaacGTGTGAGAGCCGAGGTGGTAAGGTCCCTTGAAAGAAATGTGCACGCATGCCTGTGTTTGAGTTCCCACCTTCACCTTGATGTCAGTCTGTCCCAGCTTCTCTCCAGCACACACTCTCTTCTTCATTCAGCTGTGGTCATCTGCTTTGTGACCATGTCTCCTTCAAGCCCATCTACCCTAAATCTGCACGTTTTTATATACCCAAGGATGCCTTGTTTCCTCAAGTGTCCTGTCCCCAGTCCCTGCATAACCAAGCAAGTACTGCCCTGGAACTTACATGactctgttttttctgtttagaaaatgaaaaatcacgGGCTGTGCTTCCTTTAATCCTTCCGCAatagcagagaaggaaaatccaAGGAAAAACcctcggggttttttttttttaaaaaaaaaacaaaccaaaaaaaaaccaagaaaaaaggGTTCTTGGCCCTTCCTTACCTCCATACGGCGAATGTCAATGGACAGCACAGTagtgaagaaaaacatctgcagaaagaAGTCAGACACCAGGCCGACCACAGCGAAGAGGCAGAACTCCTGCAGACAGGACACACTGATTAGCTACggcagctgcagagacagcGGTAAATATTTCAACTTCAGAAAAAGGGAAACTCAGCAAACTCTTGCCCAGAGTGCAGGCCTGAGTCTATTTTACTGACAAATCCTATTATCAATATTTTGTAATAGTTGAGAGTTCAGTGCTAGAAAAGTCCATGTGAGAAGCCAAGAGCGTATTTATCCGGATTCGCATTCCTTGTTCTTCTTAGCCATAAAACATCAAAGCACCACAGGAAAAACCAGCAGAGGATGCTTTCCCAGTTCACAAAGcggtggcagggctgcagccagagctctcAGCCTCCTGCCCACACATTCAAATCATAAGGCCAAACAGCCCCCAACAGTGACAGTTTCCTGAACTTTATCAATAAAGCTCAGCCCTGATTTAAAATTCCTCCAGGAACACAGGTTGCTCAGGAACCGGATCAATCACTCTCCAACCAAAG contains:
- the SCAP gene encoding sterol regulatory element-binding protein cleavage-activating protein isoform X2, with product MTLTEKLRERISRAFYNHGLLCASYPIPIILFTGLCILACCYPLLKLPLPGTGPVEYSTPVKDYSPPSPDLSLQQGDLSERPDWYVGAPVAYIQQIFVKATVSPWQKNFLAVDVFRSPLSRVFQLVEEIRNHALRDSSGVKSLEEVCLQVTDLLPGLKKLRNLLPEHGCLLLSPGNFWQNDRERFNADPDIIKTIHQHEPKTLQTSATLKDLLFGLPGKYSGVNLYNRKRVVSYTVTLGLQRYDSRFLSSLRSRLKLLHPSPNCTLREENIVHVHFKEEIGIAELIPLVTTYIILFAYIYFSTRKIDMVKSKWGLALAAVVTVLSSLLMSVGLCTLFGLTPTLNGGEIFPYLVVVIGLENVLVLTKSVVSTPVDLEVKLRIAQGLSNESWSIMKNMATELGIILIGYFTLVPAIQEFCLFAVVGLVSDFFLQMFFFTTVLSIDIRRMELADLNKRLPAEACMPPAKPVSRSQRYERQPAMRPATPHTITLQPSSFRNLRLPKRLRVIYFFARTRLAQRLIMAGTVIWIGILVYTDPAGLRTYLTSQVTEQSPLGEAGLPAMPVPGGVLPAGDPKIDLSVFPSDPIQLLENQTQQREQKSGLESLSRLETNQHTWAQGPEGKGSGQMELGAEAEVTWGAEDEEIWRKLSFRHWPSLFSYYNITLAKRYISILPAIPVTLYLNPQEALEVRHPQEANRYHPFLSASSGKLDAEAQPDQASSKLQGHQDVTLYKVAALGLASGIILVLLLFCLYRVFCPKNYGQNGLSHSRRKRGDLPCDDYGYSPPETEIVPLVLRGHLMDIECLASDGMLLVSCCLVGQIRVWDAQTGDCLTVIPKPRLRRDSSGIFDYQENWDHSPDGKNGLDDSFESAHQLKRMLSAPQPLLFCDQPDLTSLIDTNFSEQVKVAESETRLRAVGSRQKESGYDFSSLVGKVYEEHGTSSCRSFTGLPAPHGQAGFCEGSGSPRSLGCGTEEGGCSSRRRSLGDESFTGFDKTLLLPSWGGDMESSVWSLDLQGNLIVAGRSNGKLEVWDAIEGTLRSSNDEGQSGITALVFLNNRIVAARLNGSLDFFSLETHTSLNHLQFRGAPSRSSIPSSPMFSSSDIIMCQLTHTVSCAHQKPITALKAAAGRLVTGSQDHTLRVSKCLG